One genomic segment of Accipiter gentilis chromosome 29, bAccGen1.1, whole genome shotgun sequence includes these proteins:
- the ZBTB43 gene encoding zinc finger and BTB domain-containing protein 43, producing MESGSSSFRVEFPDFSSTILQKLNQQRQQGQLCDVSIVVQGHLFRAHKAVLAASSPYFCDQVLLKNSRRIVLPDVMNPRVFENILLSTYTGRLVMPAPEIVSYLTAASFLQMWHVVDKCTEVLEGNPTVLCQKMNHGSDHQSPSSSSYNGLVETFELGSGGQTEFHKVQELRDGENEEESSKDELSCQLTEHEYLPSNSSTEHDRLSTGMTSQDGEEGTSDSAEYQYTRPMYSKPSIMSHKRWIHVKPERFEQDCEGVDNPYDEHQVSESMNAIQADHSIQSSGVEDFHIGDKKMEAEFDEQADESNYDEQVDFYGSSMEEFSGERADGNLSAHRQDLMIAAGYGEGIEMATGIKEETSLTGFSHADKLYPCQCGKSFTHKSQRDRHMSMHLGLRPYGCGVCGKKFKMKHHLVGHMKIHTGIKPYECNICGKRFMWRDSFHRHVTSCTKSYQASKAEQSTTEMN from the coding sequence ATGGAGTCTGGGTCAAGCTCTTTTCGAGTggaatttcctgatttttctaGCACCATTTTGCAGAAGTTAAACCAGCAGCGCCAGCAAGGACAATTATGTGATGTGTCCATTGTAGTTCAGGGCCACCTCTTCAGAGCCCATAAAGCTGTTCTTGCAGCTAGTTCACCTTACTTCTGTGATCAGGTTCTCCTAAAAAACAGCAGGCGTATAGTCCTGCCTGATGTGATGAATCCAAGAGTATTTGAAAACATTCTTCTGTCTACCTATACAGGTCGGCTGGTAATGCCCGCTCCAGAAATTGTTAGTTATTTGACAGCAGCAAGTTTCCTTCAGATGTGGCATGTAGTGGATAAATGCACTGAAGTGCTAGAGGGGAACCCAACAGTTCTGTGTCAGAAGATGAATCATGGCAGTGATCATCAGTCCCCGAGCAGTAGTAGTTACAATGGCCTTGTTGAAACCTTTGAACTTGGCTCTGGAGGACAGACAGAATTCCACAAAGTGCAGGAACTAAGGGATGGCGAAAATGAAGAAGAGAGCTCTaaagatgagttgtcatgtcaaCTGACTGAACATGAGTACCTTCCCAGTAATTCTTCAACAGAACATGATAGACTTAGCACTGGAATGACAAGTCAGGATGGCGAAGAAGGAACTAGTGATAGTGCAGAGTATCAGTATACCAGACCTATGTATAGCAAACCCAGCATCATGTCTCACAAGCGGTGGATCCATGTGAAACCAGAAAGATTTGAACAAGACTGTGAAGGTGTGGATAATCCTTATGATGAGCACCAAGTTTCTGAATCCATGAATGCTATCCAGGCAGATCATTCAATCCAGTCTTCGGGTGTTGAAGACTTTCATATAGGTGACAAAAAGATGGAAGCAGAATTTGATGAACAGGCAGATGAAAGTAATTATGATGAACAAGTTGACTTCTATGGCTCTTCTATGGAAGAATTTTCTGGTGAAAGGGCAGATGGAAATTTAAGTGCCCACAGACAGGATCTTATGATTGCAGCAGGCTATGGTGAAGGCATTGAAATGGCTACAGGAATTAAAGAAGAAACATCCCTCACTGGATTCTCACATGCTGATAAGCTGTATCCTTGTCAGTGTGGAAAAAGCTTTACACACAAAAGTCAGAGAGATCGGCATATGAGTATGCACCTTGGTCTTCGACCTTATGGCTGTGGTGTCTGTGGTAAgaaattcaaaatgaaacacCATCTTGTAGGCCATATGAAAATTCATACAGGCATAAAACCATATGAGTGTAACATCTGTGGGAAAAGATTTATGTGGCGGGACAGTTTTCATCGGCATGTGACCTCTTGTACCAAGTCATATCAAGCTTCTAAAGCTGAGCAGAGTACTACTGAGATGAACTAA